CTTCGACGCGAGCGCGCTCGAGGCCGTGCTGCGCGAGGTGGGCGCCACCCGCTCCCACGTCATCCTCGACTCGTGCAACTCGTTCTTCGTCATCAGCCCACGCAAGGCGGGAGGCCGGCGCTTCTCCACTCCCGCGGATGTCTCCTCGGGCGTGGCCCAGCGCGTGCCGAACGTGGGCGTCTTCCTCTCCACGAGCGCGGAGGCCGAGGTCTACGAGTGGTCCGAGCTGCAATCCGGCGTCTTCAGCCACGCGGTGCGCTCGGGCCTCCTCGGGGCCGCGGATGCGAACGCGGATGGCCGCATCACCTACCGGGAGCTCGAGGCCTTCGTGAGCGTGGCCTCGTCCGCGGTCCCCAATCCGCTCTTCCGGCCCAAGGTCTTCGCCCGCGGCCCCGGCCTCCTGGAGGAGGCGGTGCTCGTGGACCTGCGCGGCGTCGATGCGCCCGGTCTCGAGCTCCCCGTCTCCGAGCCCGTCCGCGTGACGCTGCGGGATACGAGCGGGCTGCGCTGGCTGGACGCCAACAAGGAGCGAGGCGTCGCGCTGCGCCTCCTCCTCCCGCCCCGCCTCGCCTCGGGCATGGAGGTGGAGCGCCGGCGCCCCGGCGTGGGCACCGAGCGCTATGAGGTCGCATCCGCCGCACGGGGGGTCGTGGTCCGGCTCGAGGACCTCAGCCCCACACCCGCGCCTCTCGCGGGACGCGGCGCCCAGGATCAGCTGCGCCGGCTCTTCGACGCGCCCTTCGGACCCGCCGCCCTCGCCGCCTGGGACGCCGCGCGCGCGGCCGAGCCGCCGCCCGTCTTCGGCATCTCCGAGGAGGATCGCGTCCGCATGCGGCTCGTGGTGGAGACCTTCGCCGCGGTGGAGCAGGACCGGATGAACGTCTCCATCATCACCTCCTCGGCCGCCGCCCTCTCGCCCATCGTCGTGGGGACCTACACCCTGCTGAGCGAAGGACCCCGCTCGCTGCGGGGCTGGGGGCCCATCATGGGCGGCCTCGTGCTGGGCGGATTGGACGTCCTCACCCTGTCGCGGCTCGAGCGTCCCTCGATGCTCCTCGAGGAGTTCGCGGACGACTCGCGCGACCCGGGCCTCGTCGTGGCGCGCACCGACTGGCGCCTCAACCGCTTCCTCGCCCAGGAGCGCCGGCTGCGGCGCAAGATCGAGACGCGGGGCTGGCTGCTGCTCATCGCGAGTGGAGCCCTGCTCACCCTCGGAGAGCTCGGACGCCTGGCGGACCTCCGGCGCGAGACCATCTACTTTTTCGAAGCGAACGCGATGGGTGTCGGCATCTCGGCCGCGAGTCACCTCATCCAGGCGTACTTCACGCGCCGGGCCGCCGAGCGGCTCATCGATTTGTGGCGGAGGGATCCGGGCCTGCGCGAGCTGCCGCGCGTCTCGCTCGTGCCACTCGAGGGCGGCGCGGCGCTCGCGGTCCACGGGTCCTTCTGAATTGAGCACCCTCCGCAACGCGGTGCCCGCCCTACGCGAGGGGGGGCACCGCAAGGGGAGAGGGGGGCCCTCAGATGTCGCACTCGATGTCGTCGTAGGTGTTGATCGGCGTCTTGGCCGGCACCACGTCGCCTCGCTCGGTGCCACAGATATCCGAGGCGCTATCGATGCTGACATTCTCCGTGGCGATGTACCAGGTATCCACACCGTGCGGTTCGTCGTCGAGCTGTCCGACTGCCACGGCGTCGGTGTTGCAGCCCGGGCAGGGACCCGAAATGCCCGGAACGTTAGTGGCATCCCCTGGTCCCAGGTGGATCACCTTGAATCGACGCGGGGCGGGCTTGGAGTCATTCCTGTCCAGGCCATGCACATAGACATCCACACCGATGCACTCCACCGACCCCGTCATGGGAGGGAGGGTGGCCGTTTCACGGAGCTCGCACTTCGAATCATCGCCGAAGTAGTAGGCGTAACGGTTTCCTCGTTCGACAGTGAAGCCGAGTGTGCGGATGTCCTGGGTGTAGCCGTTGGTCTCCTGGTGGTAGGCGTGTTGGGCCTGGGCCCACGACTTGAGGTTGTGCCGGGCCTCGGTCTGGAGGGCGCGGGAACGGGCCGCCAGGAAACGGGGCACGGCGATGGCGGCGAGCAGTCCGAGCATCACCAGGACGAGCGCCACTTCGATGAGGGTCGAGCCTCGGGGACCGCGAGGCGGAGAGGGGAGACGGTACATGGAGTCCTTTTGTCCGGGCGGGTGGATGGGGAGAAGGCATGCGCCCGATTGGGTGACAGGCCGTCAGCAGGGTCCATGCCAGTCAGGCCCCAGGCCCAACGCGCTGAAATCCCAGAGGGCATGGGGACCCGTGGAGCGTGGACTGCCCATTTTGGGCAGAGGCGTGACGCGATT
This DNA window, taken from Archangium lipolyticum, encodes the following:
- a CDS encoding type IV pilin protein, encoding MYRLPSPPRGPRGSTLIEVALVLVMLGLLAAIAVPRFLAARSRALQTEARHNLKSWAQAQHAYHQETNGYTQDIRTLGFTVERGNRYAYYFGDDSKCELRETATLPPMTGSVECIGVDVYVHGLDRNDSKPAPRRFKVIHLGPGDATNVPGISGPCPGCNTDAVAVGQLDDEPHGVDTWYIATENVSIDSASDICGTERGDVVPAKTPINTYDDIECDI